The DNA window CCGGTGGCATAGGCTCCCGCTTGCGCCTCGACCTCAGCATCGAAAATGAACGTGATGATTACATCAATGGCGAAGAGAACGAGAACGAGCGGTCGCGCATAGGCCACCCATCGCGGAGCCATGCCGAATCGCGGCAGGTAGCGAGGAATGAGATTGAGCAGCCCGGCCATCGCCGAGGCTCCGGCAAACCAGAGGATCACAATCGTGGAGATGTCATAAAGGGTGCCGAAGGTGTGTCCCAGGTAGAGGTGAGCGAGATAGGCGAGTGCCCGTCCGGCCGCCGGTCCCCCTTTCGCGTAGGCGTCCGGAGGAATCAACCAGGTGGTCACCAGGCTGGACGTGAGCAGCATGACGCACATGATCACGGCAGCGGATTGAAGCATCCGATGCGTCGCCTGAATGCGCTGGGAGGGATAACGGCTCGCCGTATCTTCCGGCCCCCCGGAAATGAGCGGCATGACCGTGACTCCCGTCTCGAACCCGCTCAGCCCCAGCGCCAGTTTGGGAAAGATAAAGGCTGATGCCATCAGCATCGTCGTCCAGTCACCGTGCATCCCCAGGCTCACGCGCCATCCGGCAATCAACTCCGGTTGCCGCGCGACTTCCACAAAAGCCCGGACAATGACGACCAGATTGAGGAGCAGGTACGGAACAGCGACTGCCGTCGCCAACCCGATGGCCTCGCGGAAGCCTTTCAGAAATACCATCGCCAGCAAAGCCAGAAAGAGAAGCGTCAACTCCAGTTGCGCCTCACCAAAGAGAGGCCGCAGATACGGATTCTCAACGGCGTGCTTGGCGGCATCGGCCGCCGAGAGCGTCATCGTGATGACAAAGTCCGTTCCGGCGAATCCGAGCAAGATCAGCACGAGCAGCTTGCCCTTCCAGCCCGGCAGCAAATTCTCCAGCATGGCGATTGACCCTTGACCGGCGTAGGATCGCTTGGCGACCTCCACATAGGTGGGCAGCGCACCGAGCAATGTGACGAGCAGGAGAACTCCCGTCGCCGCCGGGGCCAGGGCGCCCGCCGCCAGCAATGCGATGCCCGGCTGATACCCCAGCGTCGAGAAATAGTCCACGCCGGTCAGCCATAAAACCCGATACCACGGATAGGCAGCGTGGTGACCGTGAGGTTCGTCCAGTCGAGTGTGCATGAACCAGCGCCCCAGAGACGTCCGGGGCGGAGATGTGCGCGGGACCGGAAGCGTCGGCAGTAGATAGTCTGGCTTCATGAACGTTCGCTGAACACTCAAATTCTTGACAAAAGGCAAGCAATTATAGTGGTGCAAGGAGAGCGCCACAACTCACGTGACCCTGCAAGACAGTTTTCGCTCGTGGATTGTGTGTATGGGCCAGGTGCTTCCGTGAAACGCCTTCCGGAAGGATCCTCAACCCGCTACCGAATGTCCGTGATCGTGAGAGCAAAGGGCGAGGGCCGTCCGGAGGGCTTCTTTCAAGGCCGCTTCGTCGAAGGGTTTATAGAGGAATGCGATAGCTCCGGCCTGCCGCCCGCGCGCTTCGGCAAGCTGATCTCCATGCGCCGTGATGAAAATGATCGGCAGGCGCGCCCCCTCAGCCGCCAGTCGCTCCTGAAGCTCCAATCCGCTCATGCCCGGAAGGCGCACGTCGAGGATCAAACATCCCTGAAGCGCCGGAGACCAGGCGCTCAGGAATTCATCGGCAGACGCGAACGTTTGTGCGTCCCATCCCCATGATCGCACGAGCCGCCGGAGCGCCCGCCGCACCGACGGATCGTCATCCACGATGAAGATGATCGGTCGCCTTCCTTTGCACATCCCTCACCCGCCCTCAGAGCGCAACAGTGCCCGAAGATACCACAGCCGCCGGAGCCTGCCTATTGGACCTTAGACCAACATGCCAGGCAACGTAGCGCCGCCTTTCCAGGCTGCGAGAAAAATGCGCAGGTTGGAAGCGTGAGCTACGTTTGCAGAGTCAGGCGGATGAGGGAATGCCGAGCTTCTCGGCCAGACGGACCAGCTCAGCCAGCGAGCGCGCTTTCATCTTCTCCATGACGCGGGCGCGGTGCACCTTGATCGTCTTTTCGGTTGTGCCCAGCCGGGCGGCGATCTGTTTGTTGAGGAGCCCTTGAACGACAAGCTCCAGGACTTCTCGTTCGCGCGGCGTCAGCGTCATCATCCGTCGCCGCAGTTCGCTGAGTTCGGCCTCATGGCGGCGGGCTTCTTTGTCGGCTCGGATCGCGGCGCCGATGGCTTCCAGCAGGTCCTTTTCCTGAAACGGCTTGACCAGGAAATCAATGGCTCCGGCCTTCATGGCGCGCACGCTCATGGGAATATCGCCGTGGCCGGTGATGAAGACGATTGGCAGGTGGCGGCCCAAAGCCGCCAACTGCTCTTGCAACTGGAGGCCGCTCACGCCCGGCAATCGAACGTCGAGCACCAGACAAGAGGGCCTCTCGGTCAAAGGGGCGGCCAGGAACTCCTGGGCCGAACCGAAGGCGACCGCCTCGAATCCGGCCGTGCGAATGAGTCGCACGAGCGCCCGCCGCACCGACGGATCGTCATCAATGATGTAGACCAGGGGAGTTGACTCGCTCATTTGAATCTCCCCCGTGATCGGCTCGCAGCGTGAACCAGAATGTTGCGCCCTGGTCCGGATGCGATGTGACGCCGAGCCGACCTCCATGAGCTTCGATGATTGACCGGCTGATCGAAAGCCCCATGCCGAGACCTTCGCGCTTGGTGGTGAAGAAGGCGTCGAAGATGCGCTCTCGAATTTCGTCGGCAACTCCATGCCCGAAATCGCGCACCGAGACGAGCACTGTGCCGGGCCCATCGCCACGCTCCGTGCGCAGGATGATGCGCCGCATCTCGGCCGGAAGATGCGCCATCGCTTCGGCAGCATTGACGAGCAGGTTCATGATGACCTGCTGCAGTTGCACGCGATCTCCCACAATGAGGGGGAGGTCCGGCGCCAGCTCGAGCTGAATGGTTACATCGCGCAGGATGCCCGCCCGCAGCAATCGCACAACTTCCTCGATCGCCTCGTTGAGATTGAGCGGCGTCGGCTCGCCGTCGCTTTTGCGCAGGAGGGCGCGGAGCCGCCGGATGACTTCGCCGGCGCGCTTGCTATCGTGAACGATGTCGCTCAGCGCTTCGCGCACCTCATCGAGCGGCGCTCGATCATCGGCCAGCATCCGCTGGCTGGCCTGGGCATTGCTGACGATGGCCGCCAGAGGCTGATTCAGCTCGTGC is part of the Blastocatellia bacterium genome and encodes:
- a CDS encoding response regulator transcription factor → MSESTPLVYIIDDDPSVRRALVRLIRTAGFEAVAFGSAQEFLAAPLTERPSCLVLDVRLPGVSGLQLQEQLAALGRHLPIVFITGHGDIPMSVRAMKAGAIDFLVKPFQEKDLLEAIGAAIRADKEARRHEAELSELRRRMMTLTPREREVLELVVQGLLNKQIAARLGTTEKTIKVHRARVMEKMKARSLAELVRLAEKLGIPSSA
- a CDS encoding response regulator, with the protein product MCKGRRPIIFIVDDDPSVRRALRRLVRSWGWDAQTFASADEFLSAWSPALQGCLILDVRLPGMSGLELQERLAAEGARLPIIFITAHGDQLAEARGRQAGAIAFLYKPFDEAALKEALRTALALCSHDHGHSVAG